The sequence below is a genomic window from Deinococcus terrestris.
GCGCAGGGCGTTGTCGACCAGGTTGGCGGTGACCTGCCGCACCCGGTCCCGGTCGGCCAGCAGGGGCGCGGGGCGGGCGCTGAGCCGCAGCTCGATGCCCTGGGCGGCGGCCCGGTCGCTCAGGTCCCGCACGACCTGCGCGGCGATCTCGGCCAGGTCGACCGGCTGGGGGTGCAGGCCCAGTTTGCCCGCGTCGGCCAGGGTCAGCGTGCGCAGGTCGCCCACCAGCCGGGTCAGCAGCTGCACCTGACCGCTCAGCAGCGCGATCTGCCCGGCCTCCAGTGGATAGATGCCGTCCTCGAGGGCGTCGAGCCGCGCCTGGATGATGGCGATCGGCGTGCGCAACTCGTGTGCGATGTCGGCGATGGCCTGTCGGCGCTCACGTTCGAGGGCTTCGAGGTTGCCCGCCATCTCGTTGAAGGTGCGGGCCAGCTCGGCCACCTCGCGGTCGCCGCGCAGCAGGGGTGCCCGGGCCGAGAGGTCCCCGGCCGCGAGCCGGGTCGTCGCCGCCGTGACCGCGCCCAGGGGCCGGGCCACCCGGCGGGCCAGCCACAGGCTCAGCAGGGCCGCGAGTCCGGCAGCCACCAGGCCCCCCTCGACCAGGCTGCCCTGCACGTCGCGCACGAAGGAGCGGTTGCGCGGGTTCAGGGCAGCGGGCAGTCCGGCGGTCCTGGTCCGTCCCCGAACCGGCCCGTCCACCGCGCCGGGGTCAGGCGCCGCCTCGCCCGTGCCCGGGGCGGGAGCTGGCACCCCGGCCCGGCTGGGGAGGGGAGGGGGCGGCGGCGGCTCCTCGCCCCGGCGCTCCGCGGCCTGGCGCTCCCGCAAGTAGGCCTGAACCTCGGGGGGCAACCGGGCGACCTCGCGCTGCACCGCCAGATTGGAAAACAGGAACATTGCCCCCACCGCCAGCGCCGCCCTGCCGGACCTGGGGACGCTGGTGGCCCGGGCACGCGCCAACACCGCGGAGGTGATTCAGGCCCAGAACGCCCTGGCCGCCGCGCAGGAATCGCTCGAGGAACAGCAGCGCGACGTGCGGTTGCCGGACCTCACCGCCAGCGTGCGCTACGGCCCCAGCAGTGGCGGCGGCCTGAGCGCGAGCCTGAACATCAAGGAGGGCAGCGCGGGCCTGGGCTACTCGCTGCCCTTCGGGGGAACGGCGCCGGCGGGGGTCACCCAGGCCGAACTCTCGCTGCGGGTGGCCCAGCAGAACGCCGAACTGAACGTCCGCACCCTCTACAGCGCCGCCCAGAGCGCGGCCCTGACCGTGGCCTCGCAGCAGACCGCCGTGGAGGTCGCCCGCTCCGCCCTGAGTGCGGCGCAGGCCCGCCTCACGGCCAGGACCGGCACCGCCGACGACGTGACGGCCGCCGCCCTCGGTCCCGCGCAGGCCGAGCGCGACCTCGTGCAGGCCCGCGCGGCCCAGCAGACCGCCCTTCTTCGCATCGAGAACGCCGCCGGAGGTTCCCTGTGATTGTCCGCCCTGTCCCCCCGGTCGTGGACCTGCTCGGCGTGCGCAAGACCTACGCCCAGGGCGACGTGGTGTTCGAGGCCCTGTCCGGCGTGAGCCTCCAGATTCATCAGGGGGAGATGGTCGCCCTGATGGGACCCTCCGGCAGCGGCAAGACCACCCTGATGCAGATTATCGGGCTGCTGGACCGCCCCAGCAGCGGCACCTACCACCTCGCCGGGCGCGACGTGACCACCCTGACGGAAAACGAGCGGGCCGAGGCCCGCAACCGCGAGCTGGGCTTCGTCTTTCAGGCGTTTCACCTGCTGCCGCGCCAGACGCTGCTGGAGAACGTGGAGGTTCCCATGACCTACGCCGGGGTGCCCCCCCGCGAGCGCCGGGAGCGGGCGCTGGAGCTGCTGGCCGAGGTCGGGCTGGCCGACAAGGCGGGCAACCGGCCCACCCAGATCAGCGGCGGGCAAAAGCAGCGGGTGGCGATCGCCCGGGCGCTCGCGGGGCGGCCCCGGCTGCTGCTCGCCGACGAGCCGACCGGCAACCTCGACACCCGCACCTCTGAAGAAGTCATGGGCCTGTTCGCCCGGCTGCACGCCCAGGGCACCACCGTCATCCTGGTCACCCACGAGGCCGACATCGGCGCGTATGCCGAGCGGGTGGTGCGGGTGCGCGACGGCCTGATCGAGCGCGACGAGCGGCAAAGGCCCCACCGCCCCCCACCGCCCCCCGCCGCCGCCGCCGCCGAGACCCCCTCCAGTGAGGCGGCGCCATGACCGTGGCCGGGCAGCCGGGCGAACAGCCGGGGACAGGTCAGCCGCAGCCGGGGCGACCCGGCACCGACCCCCGCGAGGTCACGGGAGCGCCTCCCCAGGGCCGGGGCGGCATCGGTCTGGGCGGGGCCTTTGTGATCGCGTGGCGGGCCATCGTAGGCACGCCCATGCGCTCGTTTCTCACGGCACTGGGGGTGATTATCGGGGTGGCGGCGGTCATCGCGCTGACCGCCATCGGGCAGGGCAGCACGGCGGGCGTGACCCGGAACCTCGAGTCGCTGGGCACCAACCTCCTGACCGTGCAGAGCGCCCGCGGCCAGCCGGGCGGCTCGCTGGTGCGCGGCGGCCCCCGGCAGACGGTCACGCTGGAAGACGCCGAGGCGCTGGCCGGGGCCTTTGGCACGCGGGTCGCGGGGGTGGCCCCCACCACCCAGAGCAGCGTGCAGGCCAAGGTCGGCAGCGTCAATACCCAGGTCACGCTGCTGGGCACCTGGCCCGCCTACGAGACGGTCCGCAACAGCCCCGTCCAGAGCGGCAGCTATTTCACGGACGCGGACGTGGAGGGCCGCAAGCGCGTGGCGGTGATCGGCTCGCAGGTGGCGACGGACCTCTTCGCCGACGGCAGTGACCCGGTGGGGCAAAAGATCCGGCTGGGCGCCGTGACCTTCACGGTGGTCGGCGTGCTGCCCGACAAGGGCGACAGCGGCTTCGGCAACGCCAACGCGCAGGTCCTGATTCCGCTGAGCACCTACCTGCGCCGCTTTTCCCGCACCAACAGCGCGAGCGGCGAGCCGACCGTCAACAACGTCTACCTCCAGGCCGCCGACAAGGACGACCTGACCCCCCTCCAGGCCGACGTGACCGCGCTGATGGCCGAGCGCCACGAACTGGCCGACCCCGAAAGCTACGACTTTCAGGTGCAGAACCAGGCCGACTCGCTGGCGAGCCTGAACAGCGTGACCAGCACCCTGACGCTGCTGGTGGGCGCCATCGCGGGCATCAGCCTGCTGGTCGGCGGCATCGGGATCATGAACATCATGCTGGTCAGCGTGACCGAGCGCACCCGCGAGATCGGCATCCGCAAGGCGCTGGGCGCCAAACCGCGCGACATCCTGACCCAGTTTCTGGTCGAGGCGGCGCTGCTCTCGGTCGGCGGCGGAATCATCGGGCTGGCGCTGGGCATCGCCGCGGCCCACGCGGGAAGCGCCTTTGGCATCGCCCCGGTCTTTTCCGCCGCGCCCATCGCCGTGGCGTTTGTCTTCAGCGCCTTTGTCGGCGTGTTCTTCGGCTACTACCCGGCGGCCCGCGCCGCCCGGCTGGACCCGGTCGACAGCCTCCGGCACGAGTGAGCCCACGAGTGGGCCGGGTTCCGGCCGCACCTCCGCCCCCTCCCATTCCCAAATTCAAGGAGACCCCCATGCCCCGACGCCTGACCTCCGGCCTGATCCTCACCCTCGCCCTCCTCCCGGTCGCCGCTGCCCAGACGGGCACCCGGCAGCCCAGCGCCCAGGCCCGCGCCCGCATGGCGCAGATGCAGCCCGTGATGGACCTCGCGCAGACGGTCCGCCTGCTGCCCGAGCTGGAAAAGAACCGGGCCACCGCCGTGACGAAGACGCAGGCCAGGTCCCTGATCACCATCCTGACGGCGCTGCAAAAGCCTGGGGGGGTGGCGCCCAACACTGCCGGAAGGTACCTGACCCAGATCGAGGACAGGATTCTGACGGCCCGCCAGCTCACGGTGCTCGACGGCCTGCTGATCAAGGCCGAGCAGGAGCAGGCCGCCCGGCGGGCACAGGTGCAGAGCAGCCAGGGTCAGGGCCGGACCGGCGTGAGAATTCCGGGCATACCGGGCCGCATCGGCGGGGCGCAGGGGCAGGGGCGCCCCGACACCTCCGGCGCAGCCTCCCGTTCGCCCCAGGACAGCGCGTTTAACCCCTTTGCCCAGGGGCCAGCGGCAGACGCCCTCAAGAGTTACCTGGCCGTGCTGCGCAAGAAGTAGGCGCGGAAAGGCGGTAGGGGGGGCGCCGGCGTGTTCGCCCGTTCGCCCCTCATCCCTCCCCGGCTGAGCGGGGGGTGACCAGGATCACGTCCGGGGGCGGCACGATTAGCACCTGGTCAATGCGCGGGCCGTCGAGGTCCACGACCTCCAGGGTCCAGCCGCCCACCTGGGTCCGCGCCCCCACCTGCGGGAACTCGCCCAGGGCTTCAAGGACATAACCCGCCAGGGTGCTGAACTCCTCCGGGTCCTGCCGGGGCAGGGGGAGGGTGGCCCGCAGGTCGTGCATGGGCACGCCGCCGTCCACCAGAAAGGAGCCGTCCTCGCGCCGCACGATCATCTCCTCCTCGCCGGGGGCGTCGACCCCCGCCAGCTCGGTCAGGAGGTCGGTGGCGGTCAGCAGCCCGGAGAACAGGCCGTACTCGTCCACCACGATGGCGAGGCGCTGATGCCCGCCCTCAGTCAGGCGCGAGAGCGCGTCCTCAGCCCAGGCGGTTTCGGGCACGAACAGCACGGGCTGCATCAGGTCGGTGAGCGACTCGCCCGTGCGCGACGCCCGCAGCACGTCCACCACCCGCACCTGCCCGATCACCTCGCCGGAAGCGGTGGTCAGGGGGTAGCGGTCGTGCGGGGCGGCGAGCACCTGCTCGATGCTCTCGGAAACGGGCGCGGCGGCCGAGAGCAGCACCACGTCGGCGCGGTGGGTCATCAGGTCGCGCACCCGGCGGTCGTTGAAGCGCAGCACGTGGTCGATGCGCTCCGTCTCGCCCGCTTCCAGGCTGCCGCTCTCGGCGGCTTGCAGGGCGAGCGCCTTGACGTCCTCCTCGGTAATCTTTTCCTGCGGCTCGCCGCGTAGCCCCAGCAGCCACAGCAGGCCGCGGGTGGTGCCTTCCAGCAGCCACACGACCGGCCGCATCACCCGCGAGAGCACCGTGAAAAAGGGGGCCACCCGCGCCGCCAGCCCCTCGGGGTCGCGCAGGGCGATGTTCTTGGGGGCGAGTTCACCCAGCACGAGCGAGAGAAAAGTCACCAGCAGCACGACCGCCACCGACGCGGCCGACCCCGCCGACTCCCCGAACAGGGGCCGCAGCGCGGGTTCGAGGTACTGGGTCAGGCTGCCCCCTGCGAAGACGGCGCTGATGGTGCCGATCAACGTGATGCCGATCTGCACGGTCGCCAGAAACGCGCCGGGCCGCTCGGCGAGGGCCAGCGCCCGCGCCGCGCCCCTGTGCCCGGCGGTCGCCCGCGCCTGAAGCCGCGACTTGCGGGCCGACACCACGCCCAGCTCCGACCCCGAGAACAGACCATTCACGATCAGCAGCAGCACCAGGATGCCGAACTCCAGCCAGGGATTGCCCACGGGGGGCAGTGTACGGGAGCGGGGCCAGGACACGCGGCGGCAGCGTGCCCCCGCCCGGCCCCCGATATGCGAGGATGCCCGCCGTGTCTGCCGCGCCCGCCGTCCCCGTGCCTGCCCCGCCCCGCACCCTGGGGGCCGGGCTGCTGCTGACCGTCCTCGTCGTGGCCTTCGAGTCGATGGCGGTGGGCACCGTGCTCCCGCGCGTGGCCGACGAGTTGCGGGGGCTGGCGCTTTACGGCTGGGCGTCGAGCGCCTTTTTGCTCTCCAGCCTGTTCGGGGCGGTGCTGGGCGGCGTGCTGGGCGACCGCCGGGGCCTGATGTGGAGCGCCGGGTTCTCGCTGGCGGTGTTCGCGGCGGGGCTGCTGGTGGGCGGACTGGCCCCCACCATGACGGTGTTCGTGCTGGGGCGGCTGATTCAGGGGCTGGGGGCCGGGGGGCTGGGGGCACTGCCCTTCGCGGTCATCACGACCCGCTACCCGGAAGCGCAGCGGGCGCGGATGCTCGCCGCCGTCTCCTCGGCGTGGCTGTTGCCCGCGCTCGTCGGTCCCCTCATCGCCAGCCTGATCGCGGACCTGTGGTCGTGGCGCACGGTGTTCTGGGGGTTGGTGCCTGTCCTCGCCCTCGTCGCGCCGCTGTGCCTGTGGCCGCTGCGGGGTCCGGCACCCCGCGTGGGGGGACGGGCCGAGTCGCAGACCGCCCTGCTGTGGCCCGCCCTGGGGCTGGCGGCGTCGGCGGGAGCGCTGGTGGAGGGGCTGCGGTCGCCGGGACTCCTCGGCGGTGGACTGGTGGCGCTCGGCGCGGCCGGGACCGCGCTGACGGCCCGCCGCCTCTTTCCGGTGGGCCTGCTGCGGTTCGCGGGCGGCCTGCCCACGGCGCTCGCTGTACGGGGGCTGGCGGCGTTTGCGCTGCTGGGGACCAACTCCTTTCTGCCACTGGCGCTGAACGAGCTGCGCGGCCTCTCGCTGACGGCGGCGGGCTGGGTCCTGAGCCTGGGGGGAGCCACTTGGACGCTGGGGTCCTGGGTGCAGGCGCAGGTCGAGCGCCGTCTGGGCGCCGAGTCCCGGCCCCTGCGGGTGCGGGTGGGCCTGGGACTGATGGCGACCGGGCTGCTCACCAGCGCCCTGGCGGTGCTGGGGGGGTTGCCGCTGTGGGCCGTCTACCCGGCATGGGTGCTGGCCTGCCTGGGGATGGGGGTGGGCTACAACAGCAACAGCCTCTACGCGCTGGCCGCCGCCGACCCCGGAGAGTCGGGGCGGCTTTCCGGGCAGCTTGCCAATATTGAGGTGCTGTGCGTGGCGGTCGCCGCCGGTGTCGGCGGAGCCTTGATCGCCCGGCTGCCGCTGGAGCGGGCCTTCACGGTTGCCTTCGGGGTCACGCTGCTGGCGGCGGTGCTGGGGTGGCTGGCGGCGGGACGGCTGCGGCGGGGGTAGGGTGCCGCGGCTCCCGCAGTGGAGTCTCATGGAATCTTGGGTCAGGCATCAGACGGTCCTGACATCCCGGAGGCATGCTCAGGTATGAACCACGACGACCGCGACGTCCTGCCCGTCAATCCCACCCTGCGGGTCCGTACCCCCCTGTCCCCTTCCGATGACAGGCCTGCCGCGCAGGGTCCGGCGCCCGCCGATCTGGCCGACCGCGAGGCCCCACCCGTTCCGACCCCTGCCCGCGAGCACCTCAGCGCCGAGGAGGTGGAAGCCCTGGTGGGTCCGGACACCGGAGCAGG
It includes:
- a CDS encoding ABC transporter permease, giving the protein MTVAGQPGEQPGTGQPQPGRPGTDPREVTGAPPQGRGGIGLGGAFVIAWRAIVGTPMRSFLTALGVIIGVAAVIALTAIGQGSTAGVTRNLESLGTNLLTVQSARGQPGGSLVRGGPRQTVTLEDAEALAGAFGTRVAGVAPTTQSSVQAKVGSVNTQVTLLGTWPAYETVRNSPVQSGSYFTDADVEGRKRVAVIGSQVATDLFADGSDPVGQKIRLGAVTFTVVGVLPDKGDSGFGNANAQVLIPLSTYLRRFSRTNSASGEPTVNNVYLQAADKDDLTPLQADVTALMAERHELADPESYDFQVQNQADSLASLNSVTSTLTLLVGAIAGISLLVGGIGIMNIMLVSVTERTREIGIRKALGAKPRDILTQFLVEAALLSVGGGIIGLALGIAAAHAGSAFGIAPVFSAAPIAVAFVFSAFVGVFFGYYPAARAARLDPVDSLRHE
- a CDS encoding ABC transporter ATP-binding protein, whose product is MIVRPVPPVVDLLGVRKTYAQGDVVFEALSGVSLQIHQGEMVALMGPSGSGKTTLMQIIGLLDRPSSGTYHLAGRDVTTLTENERAEARNRELGFVFQAFHLLPRQTLLENVEVPMTYAGVPPRERRERALELLAEVGLADKAGNRPTQISGGQKQRVAIARALAGRPRLLLADEPTGNLDTRTSEEVMGLFARLHAQGTTVILVTHEADIGAYAERVVRVRDGLIERDERQRPHRPPPPPAAAAAETPSSEAAP
- a CDS encoding HAMP domain-containing sensor histidine kinase, which translates into the protein MFLFSNLAVQREVARLPPEVQAYLRERQAAERRGEEPPPPPPLPSRAGVPAPAPGTGEAAPDPGAVDGPVRGRTRTAGLPAALNPRNRSFVRDVQGSLVEGGLVAAGLAALLSLWLARRVARPLGAVTAATTRLAAGDLSARAPLLRGDREVAELARTFNEMAGNLEALERERRQAIADIAHELRTPIAIIQARLDALEDGIYPLEAGQIALLSGQVQLLTRLVGDLRTLTLADAGKLGLHPQPVDLAEIAAQVVRDLSDRAAAQGIELRLSARPAPLLADRDRVRQVTANLVDNALRHAHRRVELQVDSGGGQAVLHVDDDGPGIPEPLRRAVFARFTRLDESRTRDTGGSGLGLAIVKALAGAHGGQASAAASPLGGARFSVFLPASRSGRDGPDGGWADSGR
- a CDS encoding TolC family protein; the encoded protein is MENRNIAPTASAALPDLGTLVARARANTAEVIQAQNALAAAQESLEEQQRDVRLPDLTASVRYGPSSGGGLSASLNIKEGSAGLGYSLPFGGTAPAGVTQAELSLRVAQQNAELNVRTLYSAAQSAALTVASQQTAVEVARSALSAAQARLTARTGTADDVTAAALGPAQAERDLVQARAAQQTALLRIENAAGGSL
- a CDS encoding hemolysin family protein, which encodes MGNPWLEFGILVLLLIVNGLFSGSELGVVSARKSRLQARATAGHRGAARALALAERPGAFLATVQIGITLIGTISAVFAGGSLTQYLEPALRPLFGESAGSAASVAVVLLVTFLSLVLGELAPKNIALRDPEGLAARVAPFFTVLSRVMRPVVWLLEGTTRGLLWLLGLRGEPQEKITEEDVKALALQAAESGSLEAGETERIDHVLRFNDRRVRDLMTHRADVVLLSAAAPVSESIEQVLAAPHDRYPLTTASGEVIGQVRVVDVLRASRTGESLTDLMQPVLFVPETAWAEDALSRLTEGGHQRLAIVVDEYGLFSGLLTATDLLTELAGVDAPGEEEMIVRREDGSFLVDGGVPMHDLRATLPLPRQDPEEFSTLAGYVLEALGEFPQVGARTQVGGWTLEVVDLDGPRIDQVLIVPPPDVILVTPRSAGEG
- a CDS encoding MFS transporter; translated protein: MPAVSAAPAVPVPAPPRTLGAGLLLTVLVVAFESMAVGTVLPRVADELRGLALYGWASSAFLLSSLFGAVLGGVLGDRRGLMWSAGFSLAVFAAGLLVGGLAPTMTVFVLGRLIQGLGAGGLGALPFAVITTRYPEAQRARMLAAVSSAWLLPALVGPLIASLIADLWSWRTVFWGLVPVLALVAPLCLWPLRGPAPRVGGRAESQTALLWPALGLAASAGALVEGLRSPGLLGGGLVALGAAGTALTARRLFPVGLLRFAGGLPTALAVRGLAAFALLGTNSFLPLALNELRGLSLTAAGWVLSLGGATWTLGSWVQAQVERRLGAESRPLRVRVGLGLMATGLLTSALAVLGGLPLWAVYPAWVLACLGMGVGYNSNSLYALAAADPGESGRLSGQLANIEVLCVAVAAGVGGALIARLPLERAFTVAFGVTLLAAVLGWLAAGRLRRG